In Rhinatrema bivittatum chromosome 1, aRhiBiv1.1, whole genome shotgun sequence, a single genomic region encodes these proteins:
- the LOC115098777 gene encoding olfactory receptor 1361-like, producing MEQRNQTAVMEFLLLGLTERVELRGPLFVIFLAMYLMNLLGNGTMISVIAGSSQLHTPMYFLLCNLSFVDMCFSSVTVPKLLNSLISDKKTISFSQCIIQLYFFLVFTTTECLLLSIMAYDRYVAICNPMNYITIMNKDVCLSMSAGSFIISFLNALLHTLLIYRLSFCNSNMIKHFFCDLTPLLQLSCTDTSINELVIFTGGTVIAVLPFLIILFSYIRIITTILKIQSTGGRRKTFSTCSSHLTVVVLFYGTIIFMYFRPPSSYSLEKDMITGVVYTVLSPMLNPFIYSLRNRDVKTALRRALQRNVFSSSR from the coding sequence ATGGAACAGAGGAACCAGACAGCAGTGATGGAATTTCTTCTCTTGGGCTTAACAGAACGTGTGGAGCTAAGAGGTCCCCTCTTTGTCATATTCCTGGCCATGTACCTGATGAACCTGCTGGGGAATGGAACCATGATCTCGGTTATTGCTGGCAGCTCTCAGCTCCATACCCCTATGTATTTCTTACTCTGTAACTTATCCTTTGTGGACATGTGTTTCAGCTCTGTCACTGTCCCCAAATTGTTAAATAGTCTCATCTCTGACAAGAAGACCATCTCTTTCTCTCAATGTATCATCCAGCTCTATTTCTTCCTTGTTTTTACTACCACAGAATGTCTTCTCCTGTCCATCATGGCCTATGACCGTTATGTTGCCATCTGTAATCCAATGAATTATATCACAATAATGAACAAGGATGTGTGTCTAAGCATGTCAGCTGGGTCTTTTATCATCAGCTTTCTGAATGCCTTGTTACATACACTGTTGATATATCGACTTTCTTTCTGCAATTCCAACATGATTAAACACTTCTTCTGTGACCTTACACCACTGCTTCAACTCTCCTGTACAGACACCTCCATCAATGAGCTGGTGATCTTCACAGGAGGCACAGTGATTGCAGTACTGCCCTTCCTGATTATCCTGTTCTCATATATCCGTATCATTACTaccatcctgaaaatccaaagcACTGGTGGAAGGCGTAAGACTTTCTCAACCTGCTCCTCTCACCTCACTGTGGTGGTCCTCTTCTATGGAACAATTATTTTCATGTATTTTCGGCCTCCTTCTAGTTATTCTTTGGAAAAGGATATGATCACTGGTGTGGTGTACACTGTGTTGTCTCCCATGCTCAACCCTTTTATCTACAGCCTGAGGAACAGGGATGTGAAGACTGCACTTAGAAGAGCCTTACAGAGAAATGTATTTTCTTCCAGTAGATAA